The following is a genomic window from Micrococcus cohnii.
TGTGCTGCATCGGTCGTGTTCTCCTCACACTGGTGACTGTGCTGTCGTGTCGTTCGGGTGGGCGGTGCTCGGCACAGGGGCCGTGCACACGCAGTCGCTCGGGCCCCGAGCAATCGGGCGGCCCGAGCGACGATGCCCCGACTGTGCACGGCCCGCCTCATGGCGATCTGACCGCAGACTGATCACGGACTCCTCACGAGGCAGGAGCAGGCTCAGGCGAGCCTGTGCCACGGCTGAGCGACCGTGACTCTGGCGCGACGACATGCCGGTGCCCGCCCTTCACGCCCGGACGGCGCCCTCCAGGCACATGCCAGACGATGCTGTCCCACACCTCAGCACACGGCGTCAATGATTGGATATGGGCATGACCGACACCACCGGATCCGCTCCCTCCGACCGCTCCGACGACACGTTCGACGCCGCGGCGACCCCGCCGCAGGCCGCCGTCGAGACGGAGGAGCGCGCCGTCCACGGCGACACGTTCGCCGACGACTACGCCTGGCTGCGCCACAAGGACCAGGCCCGCGTCCTCGAGCACCTGCATGCCGAGAACGCCTACACCGACGCCGTCACGGCTGACCAGGAGCCGTTGCGTCGGGCGATCTTCGAGGAGATCAAGGCGCACACCGTGGAGACCGACCAGTCCGTGCCGGCCCGGCGCGGTGCCTGGTGGTATTTCGTGCGCACGATCGAAGGGGAGCAGTACCCCGAGCACTGCCGGGTGCCCGCTAAAAGCACAGGCGAGACGAGTCAGGACTGGACTCCCCCGCAGGTGCATCCCGGCCAGCGCCTTCCCGGCGAGCAGGTGATCCTCGACTGCAACGCGGAGGCCGCCGGCCACGGGTTCTTCGCTCTCGGGGGCATGCACGTCAGCGAGGACGGAACACGCCTGGCCTACGCCGTGGACCTGACCGGCGATGAACGGTTCGAGCTGCGCGTGCGCGACCTGCGCACCAGCGACGATCTGCCGGACCGGGTCGAGAACATCGCGCACGGCGTGCGCTTCGACCGCACCGGCACGCGGGTGTTCTACACACTGTGGGACCAGACGTGGCGCCCGTACCGGGTGATGGCGCACGTGCTCGGCACCGACCAGTCCGAGGACACCCTGCTGTTCGAGGAGTCCGATCCCGGCATGTGGACGGGCTTCGAGGCCTCGGCCGACCGCGAGCAGCTGCTGATCGTCGTCGGCAACTCCGAGGTCTCAGAGACGTGGGCGCTCGAGCTGCCTGACGACCCGGCCGTTGCGCTCGAGGAGCCCCGTCTGCTCGTGCCGCGCTCGGCCGGCATGCTCGCCGACTGCGAGCCGCTCGACATCGACGGGGTCCGGCACGTGCTGATCGTGCACGACCGCACCGCTGACGGCCGGCCGGCGCCGAACGGGATGCTCTCCCTGGTCCCGCAGCAGCGCATCGAAGACCGGTCCGCGTGGCGGACCGTCGTGCCGCACCGCGAGGACGTCAAGGTCGACGGCCTGCTGCTCAACGCGACCCACGTGGCGCTCGAAGTGCGACGGGAGACGACGCCGCGAGTGCAGTTCGCCTCGCTCGACGCCCTGGTCTCGGCTTCCGGGCCGGACTGGTTCGAACCGGCCTTCGACGAAGAGCTCTACGCCTGCCATCTGACCTGGGCCTCACTCGAGGCGCCGCTGATGCGGGTGGCCTACACCTCGTGGATCACACCGGGCCGGGTGCTCGACGTCGTCACGCAGACGGGCCAGGTGCTGCTGCGCCGAGAGGTCGAGGTGCCCGGCTATGACCGCGACGACTACGTCGTCGAGCGGATGTGGGCGCCGGCGAGCGCCCCGGGCTCCGACGGCCAGCCGGTGCGGGTGCCGCTGAGCGTGATCCGCCGCCGCGATGTGCAGCCGGACGGGTCGAACCCGTGCGTCGTGTACGGGTACGGCTCCTACGAGATGTCGATGGACCCGGTGCTGGGCGTGGCCCGGCTGTCGTTGCTGGACCGCGGCGTGGTCTACGCGGTGGCGCATGTGCGCGGCGGCGGCGAGCTGGGCCGTGGCTGGTACGAGGACGGCAAGAAGCTCGCGAAGACGAACTCCTTCACGGACTTCGTGGACGCGACCCGCTTCCTGGTCGACGCCGGCTGGGCCGACCCGGCGCGGGTGGCCTGCCATGGCGGTTCGGCCGGCGGCCTGCTCGTCGGCGCGGTGCTGAATCTGGCACCCGAGCTGTACCGGGCGTGCCTGGCGGTGGTCCCGTTCGTGGACGCGTTGACCTCGATCCTCGACCCGGAGCTGCCGCTGTCGGCCCTGGAGTGGGAGGAGTGGGGCAACCCGATCGAGAGCCGGGACGTGTACGAGTACATGAAGGCGTACACCCCGTACGAGAACGTGCGCGCTGCGGACTACCCGGCGATCGCCGCGGTGACGAGCCTGCACGACACCCGCGTGCTGTACGTGGAGCCGGCCAAGTGGGTGGCGCAGCTGCGCCGCACGGTGACGAGCGACCAGACGACGCCGCTGGCCGAGGGCGGAGCCCCGGTGCTGCTGCGCACCGAGATGGAGGGCGGCCACGGCGGCGCGTCCGGCCGGTACCGCGGCTGGGAAGACACCGCGTGGGAGTACGCGTTCCTGCTGACGGCTCTGGGCGCGACCGGCTGAGGGAGCCGTTCGAGGAAGGGAGCGCGTGAGGACGGATCAGCCGGTAGTGCTGCTGGCCGGGGCGGGGAAATCTTCCGGGTCGGAGAAACGATCATGCGGGACCGTCGGGTCGGCGTAGGGGTCGTTCGGGACCTTGTACTCGTATCTCGGGTCGTTGGCGCGGTCGTCGTGATGCTGGATCACCGTGGGATGGGCCGAGCACGGGGTCTGGATCGAGAACCGAGTGATCTCCGTGGAGGCATCGAAGGTCACGGAGGGCAGACCGGCACCCGTGAAGTGGATGAACACGCTGCCGCTCTCGTCACTGCCACCACCGGGACCGGTGTTGGCTTCGTGCCAGCCGTTGGCTCGAGCCCAGGCACGGGCCTGGTCCAGAGCCTCGTCCGGGTCATCCACCCCAGGACCCTCGAGCCGATACCCGAAGTTGTACCCCTTGTCGGGCTTGTCCTCGGGCTCGTCATGGACACTGGCGCACGTCCGCGCGGGATGGCCCATAAAGCGGGATTCGCTCAGATCCGCACCCTCATAAGGCTCACCATTGGGTTTGTCCCACGGGCCGGCCACGTTCTGCGCGAACGCCGCGGTGGTCCGTTCGAGCAGGGTGAGCAGCTCATCACGGGTCGGCTCCTGACCCAACGGCTCCAACCCGGGCGAGGGCCGCATGCTGGGGGTGTTCATCGTCTCTCCTGCCTCAGAGGTGCTCTCACCGGTCGAGCCTGACGGGCTGCTCTGCCCGGCCCCGGACTCCGTTCCCGCGCATCCGGTCAGGGCCAGGGCCAGCAGAACACCCGTGGCCAGTCGGGGCGGGATGCGGTGTCCTCGCGTCGTGGCATGTCTGGTCATCTGGTCATCGTCCCCTCATCCAGCCGGGCGCCATCTCCGTGACGTCGACGCCCTCGTCCAGCTTCTTGAGTGTCTCGTTGGACCTATGGAGTCCCGCCTCGAACAGGTCCTTCGGTGTGCGGAGAAGCTCCTGAGTGCCATCGACAACGTGCTCCTCCACCCACAGCCGGGATTGCACGACCTGCTCATCCAACACCTGTATGCCGTCGATCATGAGGTGACGCTGGTCGGTAGGGACGAGGCCTGCCTGATATGAGTCCAGGAAGGCGTGACGGCCGGTCAGCGCCGCCTCGGCCTGGGCGCGGCGCTCTCTCTGCCATGCATCCACCTCGGGTTTAGAGCGCGTCGGGTCCAGTGCCTCCAGCCGGTCACGCCGACTCATCCCAGAAACTCTGTTCCACCTGGGTGACGTGCTCGCTGTGACCGTTGACGATCTTCACGATCGTGCATCCGCTCGTCGTGGATCGTTTGCACGTAAGGCCCCATCGTCTCAGTGTTCTCGTCGAACGCTGCCACACTAAATGATGCGAGGAAGATGTCAACGACATGAGTGCTCGAACCGATGAGGGGACGATGACCAGATGACCAGACATGCCGCGACGCGAGGACACCGCATCCCGCATCGACTGGCCACGGGTGTTCTGCTGGCCCTGGCCCTGACCGGATGCGTGGGAACAGGACCCGAGGCCGGGCAGAGCAGCCCGTCAGGCTCGACCGGTGAGAGCACCTCTGAGGCAACAGAGACGATGAACACCCCCAGCATGCGGCCCTCGCCCGGGTTGGAGCCATTGGGTCAGGAGCCGACCCGTGATGAGCTGCTCACCCTGCTCGAACGGACCACTGCGGCGTTCACGCAGAACGTGGCCGGCCCGTGGGACCAGTTGGACGGCACCGACTACCCCGGCCCGCGGCTGGATCCGCAGACATTCCTCGAGCACCCTGCCGTGACCTGCGCCGACGTCCATGACGAACCCGGCTCGAAGGGTTACCGTTTCCGCTATGCACTCGAGGGTCCTGGGGTGGATGACCCGGACGAGGCGCTGGACCAGGCCCGCGCCTGGGCTCGAGCCAACGGCTGGCAAGAAGCCAACACCGGTCCCGGTGGTGGCAGTGACGAGAGCGGCAGCGTGTTCATCCACTTCACGGGTGCCGGTCTGCCCTCCGTGACCTTCGACGCCTCCACGGAGATCACCCGGTTCTCGATCCAGACCCCGTGCTCGGCCCATCCCACGGTGCTCCAGCATCACGACGACCGCGCCAACGACCCGAGATACGACCCGACGGTCCCGCATGATCGTTTCTCCGACCCGGAAGATTTCCCCGCCCCGGCCACCGACTAGGGATGACGAACACCGGCTCCCCGTGCATCTCCCACCCCCGTGCCCGGGGATGTCCCGGCCCGGCGCCGGCCCGGCAGCGCCCCCGAGGCCGAGGCGACGGCCTAGACTCGGCCGCATGAGCACCCCGCAGACCGACGCCGACCGCTTCCCCGTCCCCGAGAAGGTCTCCGACGTCTTCGACCCGCAGCGCTGGCGCGTCGTCGAGGGCTTCGACTTCGAGGACATGACCTACCACCGTCAGGTCGAGCGCGACGCCGAGGGCCGCTGGGTGCGTGACCTGCCCACCGTGCGCATCGCCTTCGACCGTCCCGAGGTCCGCAACGCGTTCCGCCCGGGCGCCGTCGACGAGCTCTACCGCGCCCTCGACCACGCCCGCATGACCCCTGACGTCGGCACGATCCTGCTCACCGGCAACGGCCCCTCCCCCAAGGACGGCGGCCACGCGTTCTGTTCCGGCGGCGACCAGCGCATCCGCGGACGCGACGGCTACCGCTACGCCGAGGGCGACACGGCCGAGACGATCGACCCGGCCCGCGCCGGCCGCCTGCACATCCTTGAGGTGCAGCGGCTCATGCGCACCGCCCCGAAGGCCGTGATCGCCGTCGTCAACGGCTGGGCGGCCGGCGGCGGCCACTCACTCCACGTCGTCGCGGACCTGACGCTCGCCTCCCGCGAGCACGGCCGATTCAAGCAGACCGACGCCACGGTCGGCTCCTTTGACGCCGGCTACGGCTCGGCGCTGCTGGCCCGTCAGGTGGGCCAGAAGCGGGCCCGGGAGATCTTCTTCACCGCCCGCGAGTATTCGGCGGAGGACATGGTCGCCATGGGCGCCGTGAACGAGGCGGTGGACCACGAGCGGCTCGAGGAGGTCGCGCTCGAGTACGCGGCGGACATCAACGCACAGTCCCCGCAGGCGCTGCGCATGCTCAAGTTCGCGTTCAACCTGCCCGACGACGGCATGAACGGCCAGCAGGTGTTCGCCGGCGAGGCCACCCGCATGGCCTACATGACGGACGAGGCCGTCGAGGGCCGGGACGCGTTCCTGCAGAAGCGTGACCCGGACTGGTCGGCGTTCCCCTATTACTTCTGAGACCCGGCGCACAGCGGGGCACCATGGTGGTCAGGCCACGGCTATCCTCGGACGCGACCGGCCGGGCCCGCTGGCCGACGTGACCTCCGGAAGGCTCCCCCGATGCTCGACCTGCTGCAGCAGCAGCCGCTGCTGGTCCTCCTGGCCACCATCGCCGCCGGTGCCGCCGTCGGCGCGATCCCCGTGGGTCCGCTGCGCTTCGGCGCGGCGGGCGCCCTGTTCGTCGGTCTGCTCGTCGGTGCGCTGCTGCCCGAGGTCGGACCGCAGCTGGGCCTGTTCCAGAACTTCGGCCTCGCCCTGTTCGCCTACGTGATCGGTCTGGGGGCCGGCAAGGTGTTCTTCCGTGACCTGCGCCGCAACGCTCCCCTGATGCTCGCCTCCATCGCGGTGATCGCCGTGACGGCGGTGACGGTGCGTCCGCTGGCCGCCGTGCTCGACCTCGACCTGCCCACCGCGATCGGCGTGTGGGCCGGTTCACTCACCGCGACGCCCGCCATGGCCCTGGCCGGTGACCTCACCGACAGCCCCGATCCGGCGGTGGGCTACGGCCTGTCCTATCTGGTGGGCGTGATCGGCACGATCCTGATGATCATGGCCTTGGCGTCCCGTCCCTGGTCCTCAGCCCCCCGCGACCCCGCCTCCACCTCCGACGGCAAGCTGAAGTTCCGGGCCGCCACGGCCCACGAGGAGATCGCCGTCCAGGACATCCCCGGTGTCGCCGAGCGGCGCGTGCGCGTCGTGGCGGTCAACCGACGCGGCCGCGTCCGGCTGCTCTCCGCCGCGGAGCTCATCCGCCCCGGCGACCGAGTCGTGCTCGACGGCACCTCGGACAGTGTCTCCACCGCCGTTGAGGCCTTCGGGAGCCTGACCAAGGAGACCCCCGGGGCGATCATGCAGACCGTGCACGTGGCCATGATCATTGTGACGGCACGCGAGCTCGCGGATCGGCGGCTCGGGCATCTGGCCCTGCGGGAGCGCTTCGGCGCCCAGGTGGCCCGGCTGCGCCGCAGCGACGTGGAGTCCCTGGCCGCCCCGGAGACCGAGCTGAAGGTCGGCGACCGCGTGCTGGTGGTCGCCCCGTACCGTCGCATGGAGGCGGTGCGCGACTTCTTCGGCAACTCGATGCGCGGCCTCTCCGACCTCGACTGGGTGTCACTCGGGGTGGGCATGAGCATCGGCTATCTGGTCGGCATGATCACGCTGCCCCTGCCCGGCGGGGCGTCGTTCGCATTGGGCTCGGCGGCGGGGACGCTCGTAACCGGCCTGGTCCTGGGCGCCGTCGGCCGCACGGGACAGACCGTCTGGGAGCTGTCCACCGAGATCAACCTGACGCTGCGACAGTTCGGCCTCATGCTGTTCCTCGGAGCCGTGGGCCTGGCCTCCGGCCCGGCCTTCGTGGAGACCGTCGTGACCCCCGTCGGGCTGCGCTCGATCGGCATGGCCGCACTGATCACTGCGCTCACCGCCTGCCTGCTGATTCTCGCCGCGCGCCTGCTCGGGCAGTCCGTCGAACGCACCTACGGCGCGATGGCGGGCATCACCGGGCAGCCCGCGATCCTCGACTTCGCGCTCTCACGCACCAACGACCCCCGCGTGACCGAGGGCTACGCCCAGCTGTTCGCGCTGATCATGGTCGTCAAGATCGTGGTGGTCCCGTTCCTGTTGTGACCCCGGCGTCGCCGGGACCGGCCACTCGAGCGACCCCTCACTAGACTCGAGGCATGACTTTGTCCCCCTCCGAGCTGCGCACGGTGCACCGCGCCCTGGCCGCCGCCGTCGACGGCTCCGGCGACCCCGTCGAGCTGACCGAGTCCGGTGAGGCGCTCCCCCGCCCCGAGGCCCGCCATCCGCGCCGGGGCGGTCATCCGGACGCGGCCGCCGTCGTGCGGACCTCAGGGTCGACGGGGACGCCGAAACAGATCGTGCTGACCCGCGCCGCGCTGCAGGCCTCGGCGGCGGCCACAGCCGAGCGGCTCGGCGGGGCGGGGACATGGCTGCTGGCCGTGGGTGTCCACTACGTGGCCGGGCTCGCTGTCCTCTCCCGGTCGATCGTCGCGGGCACGCAGCCGGTCGCGATGCGTCCGGGGCCGTTCACCGTCGAAGCCTTCGCCGATGCCGCCGATCGCCTGCCCGCGCACGGCCCCCGCTACGTCTCGCTCGTGCCCACCCAGCTGGCCCGGCTGCTGGCCGATGGCGCCGACCCGGCAGGCTCCGACGCCCTGCGCGGCTTCGACCGGGTGCTGGTCGGCGGGGCACGCCTCGACCCGGGCCTGCGCCGCCGCGCCGAGGACGCCGGCGTGCGCGTCACCGCGACCTACGGGATGGCCGAGACGTGCGGCGGCTGCGTCTACGACGGCGTGCCGCTACCCGGAGTGCGAGTGGAGACCGTCCCGATCCGCCGGGGCTCCGCCCTGCCCGGCGTGCCCCGAAGCGATCAGCCCCGGCCCGACGCCGCGGCCCCGGGTGCGCCCGCCCTCGAGCGCGTGCGCCTGGCCGGGCCCATGGTCGCCGCCGGGTACCTCGACGACCTGACCCGCACGGTCGCGCATTTCGGCGTGTCCGACGGGGTGCCCACGTTCCTGACCGAGGACACGGGCCGGCTCGTCTGGCCGGACGCGAGTGACGACTCCGGGGCACCGGTCCTCGAGGTCACCGGCCGGCTCGACGACGTGCTCATCACCGGAGGCGTGAAGGTCTCGGCGGCCGCCGTGCAGGCCGTGCTCGAGTCGGATCCTGGCGTCGCACAGGCGCACGTGGCCGGGGTGCCCGACGAGCACTGGGGCCAGCGGGTCAGCGCGGCATTCGTTCCCGCCGGCGACGTCCCGGACGACGAGGGCCCCGAGCTCGCCCGGCTGACCGAGCGGGCCGGGGCACTCGTGCGCGAACGGCTCGGCGCGGCCGCCGTCCCCAAGACCTGGCTCGCACTGCCGCAGCTGCCCCGGCTGAGCACGGGCAAGACGGACCGCCGTCGGGTGGCCGAGCTGCTGGCCGAGCGCGCGTCCGGCACGGACGCCGAACGGTGAGCACCCGCGTGGGACAATGGCCACGGCCCGCCGTGCTCGGGTCCGTCGTCATCAGCTCGTGAAGGAGTCCCGCACCCCATGGCCACCATGCACCAGTGGATCGCCGCCGCCCGCCTGCGCACCCTGCCCATGGCGGTCGCGCCGGTCGTCGTCGGCTCGGCGGCGGCCGCGCTGCTCGACGCGTTCCACCCGGGCCGGGCGCTGCTCGCCCTGATCGTCGCGCTGGCCCTGCAGATCGGTGTGAACTACGCGAACGACTACTCGGATGGCGTCCGCGGCACCGACGACGACCGCGTCGGCCCCTTCCGGCTGACCGCCTCCGGTGCGACGGACGCGAAGAACGTCAAGCATGCCGCCTTCACGTGCTTCGGCCTCGCGATGCTCGCCGGGCTCGTGCTCGTCGCCCTGGCCGGAACGTGGTGGATGCTCCTGCTCGGGGCCGCCTCGGTCGCCGCGGCCTGGTACTACACCGGCGGCAAGAAGCCATACGGGTACATGGGCCTGGGCGAGGTGTTCGTGTTCGTGTTCTTCGGGCTCGTCGCGACCCTCGGCACCACCTACACACAGGCGCTCGAGTTGCATCCGGCGGCGTGGGTTGGGGCCGTTTCCTGCGGCCTGTTCTCCACGGCGCTGCTGATGGCCAACAACATCCGGGACATCCCGACGGACCGGCAGGTCGGCAAGATGACCCTCGCGGCCCGGCTGGGTGAGACGCCCGCACGGTGGTCCTACGTCGCGATGATGGCGGTCGCCACGGTGCTGCCCCTGCTGCTGCTCGGTGAGACGGGCTGGTTCGCGCTGACGCTGCTCTCGGCGGCCCTGGCGTGGATCCCGTGCCGGAAGGTGCTCACCGCGCGCCACCCGCGCCAGCTGATCCCGGTGCTCAAGGCGACCTCGACGGTCGGCATGGCCTTCACCCTGCTGTTCCTCGTGGCCGTGCTGCTGCACCGCTGAGCGGCACGGCGAGGCGCCGGGCTCACGGACACGCCGGGCTCACTCGCGGTAGCGGCCCTGAGTGTAGGCGTCCTCGGCGTCGGCGTCCGCCTGCTCGGTGCGGCCCCGGCGGCCAGGGCGGCCGGCCCACGCCTCGTTCAGCTGGCTCGTGGCGGAGCGGCGCAGCCGGTCGAGGAACAGATAGCTGATCGCGAAGGTCAGCACGGTCGCCACGATCACGGCGACAAGGAAGCCGGTGCCCAGCCACAGGCACAGGCCCCACACGGCGGCGAAGATCGCGAGCCGGACGAGTCCGTAGAGAAGAATGCGCACCGTGTCAGTTTAGGCGGTCCCGGCCCGGCCCCGCGGGCCGGGACCGCCTCCTAGACTGGGTCGATGGTCCGCTTCCTCGTCCCCGCCGCGATCGTGCTCGTCGCCCTGACGCTCTACGCTCTGTTCGAGTCGCTGCTGACGCCCGCCCACCGCGTGCGCGCCCTGCCGAAGTGGGCGTGGGTGCTCGTCGTGCTCGTCGTGCCTCTCGTGGGGCCGCTGCTGTGGCTCACGCTCGGCCGGGCGCAGCGTCACGTCGATCGGCCCGGGACGCGTTCGAGCGCCCCCGACGACGACGAGGAGTTCCTGCGTGGGCTGCGCGAGCAGAGGCGTCGGGAGCGCCGCGAGGACGGCCCGGCGGACGGCACCGAGCGTTGAGACGCGGTCAGCCCCGCACCTCGAGGTGCTCTCGCGCCCAGAGGTTCATCGCCGCCCTGATGACCTCTGCGTTCTCCCTGCCGCCGTAGACCACGGAGAATCTCTCGTCCGCGACATAGAGGTCCGCCAGGCCCCGGTAGGCGTCGGCGTCGGGCACGCGCCCGCCCCACCAGTCGGCGACCCACCGGTGATGCACGGCGATCAGGGCCTGGAGACGCACCCCTGCCGGGTCCTCCCCTTGCGTCGCGGCGTCACGCAACGCGGCCGTGAGATCGCGGGTGCGTTCCTCCTCGGAGCGTCGCCGCTCCGCGGTCATGCCTCCGTGCCGGCGTGCGCCGCGCTCCCACGCGTCGTCGCCCCAGCGCCGCCGCACCTCGGTCTCGAAGCGGGTCGGGTCGGCCCCCGCAAAGACGTCGTCGATGTCCATGCCCGTCCCC
Proteins encoded in this region:
- a CDS encoding S9 family peptidase codes for the protein MGMTDTTGSAPSDRSDDTFDAAATPPQAAVETEERAVHGDTFADDYAWLRHKDQARVLEHLHAENAYTDAVTADQEPLRRAIFEEIKAHTVETDQSVPARRGAWWYFVRTIEGEQYPEHCRVPAKSTGETSQDWTPPQVHPGQRLPGEQVILDCNAEAAGHGFFALGGMHVSEDGTRLAYAVDLTGDERFELRVRDLRTSDDLPDRVENIAHGVRFDRTGTRVFYTLWDQTWRPYRVMAHVLGTDQSEDTLLFEESDPGMWTGFEASADREQLLIVVGNSEVSETWALELPDDPAVALEEPRLLVPRSAGMLADCEPLDIDGVRHVLIVHDRTADGRPAPNGMLSLVPQQRIEDRSAWRTVVPHREDVKVDGLLLNATHVALEVRRETTPRVQFASLDALVSASGPDWFEPAFDEELYACHLTWASLEAPLMRVAYTSWITPGRVLDVVTQTGQVLLRREVEVPGYDRDDYVVERMWAPASAPGSDGQPVRVPLSVIRRRDVQPDGSNPCVVYGYGSYEMSMDPVLGVARLSLLDRGVVYAVAHVRGGGELGRGWYEDGKKLAKTNSFTDFVDATRFLVDAGWADPARVACHGGSAGGLLVGAVLNLAPELYRACLAVVPFVDALTSILDPELPLSALEWEEWGNPIESRDVYEYMKAYTPYENVRAADYPAIAAVTSLHDTRVLYVEPAKWVAQLRRTVTSDQTTPLAEGGAPVLLRTEMEGGHGGASGRYRGWEDTAWEYAFLLTALGATG
- a CDS encoding 1,4-dihydroxy-2-naphthoyl-CoA synthase produces the protein MSTPQTDADRFPVPEKVSDVFDPQRWRVVEGFDFEDMTYHRQVERDAEGRWVRDLPTVRIAFDRPEVRNAFRPGAVDELYRALDHARMTPDVGTILLTGNGPSPKDGGHAFCSGGDQRIRGRDGYRYAEGDTAETIDPARAGRLHILEVQRLMRTAPKAVIAVVNGWAAGGGHSLHVVADLTLASREHGRFKQTDATVGSFDAGYGSALLARQVGQKRAREIFFTAREYSAEDMVAMGAVNEAVDHERLEEVALEYAADINAQSPQALRMLKFAFNLPDDGMNGQQVFAGEATRMAYMTDEAVEGRDAFLQKRDPDWSAFPYYF
- a CDS encoding PLDc N-terminal domain-containing protein — its product is MVRFLVPAAIVLVALTLYALFESLLTPAHRVRALPKWAWVLVVLVVPLVGPLLWLTLGRAQRHVDRPGTRSSAPDDDEEFLRGLREQRRRERREDGPADGTER
- a CDS encoding MerR family transcriptional regulator, which produces MPDRSGRPRGPGEWSITDVARASGLTSRALRHYEQIGLLQPSSLGSNGHRRYSEAELSRLYRILSLRDLDLPLESIRLMLDEGLSLEDTMGAHLVELQRRRARTDAQIIRVQHALESFRKGTGMDIDDVFAGADPTRFETEVRRRWGDDAWERGARRHGGMTAERRRSEEERTRDLTAALRDAATQGEDPAGVRLQALIAVHHRWVADWWGGRVPDADAYRGLADLYVADERFSVVYGGRENAEVIRAAMNLWAREHLEVRG
- a CDS encoding AMP-binding protein; this translates as MTLSPSELRTVHRALAAAVDGSGDPVELTESGEALPRPEARHPRRGGHPDAAAVVRTSGSTGTPKQIVLTRAALQASAAATAERLGGAGTWLLAVGVHYVAGLAVLSRSIVAGTQPVAMRPGPFTVEAFADAADRLPAHGPRYVSLVPTQLARLLADGADPAGSDALRGFDRVLVGGARLDPGLRRRAEDAGVRVTATYGMAETCGGCVYDGVPLPGVRVETVPIRRGSALPGVPRSDQPRPDAAAPGAPALERVRLAGPMVAAGYLDDLTRTVAHFGVSDGVPTFLTEDTGRLVWPDASDDSGAPVLEVTGRLDDVLITGGVKVSAAAVQAVLESDPGVAQAHVAGVPDEHWGQRVSAAFVPAGDVPDDEGPELARLTERAGALVRERLGAAAVPKTWLALPQLPRLSTGKTDRRRVAELLAERASGTDAER
- a CDS encoding DUF4229 domain-containing protein, which translates into the protein MRILLYGLVRLAIFAAVWGLCLWLGTGFLVAVIVATVLTFAISYLFLDRLRRSATSQLNEAWAGRPGRRGRTEQADADAEDAYTQGRYRE
- a CDS encoding TrkA C-terminal domain-containing protein — protein: MLDLLQQQPLLVLLATIAAGAAVGAIPVGPLRFGAAGALFVGLLVGALLPEVGPQLGLFQNFGLALFAYVIGLGAGKVFFRDLRRNAPLMLASIAVIAVTAVTVRPLAAVLDLDLPTAIGVWAGSLTATPAMALAGDLTDSPDPAVGYGLSYLVGVIGTILMIMALASRPWSSAPRDPASTSDGKLKFRAATAHEEIAVQDIPGVAERRVRVVAVNRRGRVRLLSAAELIRPGDRVVLDGTSDSVSTAVEAFGSLTKETPGAIMQTVHVAMIIVTARELADRRLGHLALRERFGAQVARLRRSDVESLAAPETELKVGDRVLVVAPYRRMEAVRDFFGNSMRGLSDLDWVSLGVGMSIGYLVGMITLPLPGGASFALGSAAGTLVTGLVLGAVGRTGQTVWELSTEINLTLRQFGLMLFLGAVGLASGPAFVETVVTPVGLRSIGMAALITALTACLLILAARLLGQSVERTYGAMAGITGQPAILDFALSRTNDPRVTEGYAQLFALIMVVKIVVVPFLL
- a CDS encoding 1,4-dihydroxy-2-naphthoate polyprenyltransferase encodes the protein MATMHQWIAAARLRTLPMAVAPVVVGSAAAALLDAFHPGRALLALIVALALQIGVNYANDYSDGVRGTDDDRVGPFRLTASGATDAKNVKHAAFTCFGLAMLAGLVLVALAGTWWMLLLGAASVAAAWYYTGGKKPYGYMGLGEVFVFVFFGLVATLGTTYTQALELHPAAWVGAVSCGLFSTALLMANNIRDIPTDRQVGKMTLAARLGETPARWSYVAMMAVATVLPLLLLGETGWFALTLLSAALAWIPCRKVLTARHPRQLIPVLKATSTVGMAFTLLFLVAVLLHR